One genomic segment of Primulina tabacum isolate GXHZ01 chromosome 9, ASM2559414v2, whole genome shotgun sequence includes these proteins:
- the LOC142555719 gene encoding amine oxidase [copper-containing] gamma 2-like: MELKNLLRYIFFLFGTVLLLLFLLSNFPSPPSNRAELLDCATDGPCFASKNRFQSNRPDYLRKHSNPTRSHSADVPHHPLDPLTVSELSRVQKIIQSLDLFKNSVYALHSVVLQEPKKEAVIAWGKGDPLPPRVAAVVARAGGKTHSLTVELVSGAVTRQKMGRVYGYPTMTVEDMNSVTWAPLASAEFNRTVLERGVDLADLACLPISTGWFGKSEENKRLIKVQCYSMKDTANFYMRPIEGLTVLVDLDTKKIVQIVDKGKNIPIPNAANTDYRFSAQNSYQRLVNPISIEQPKGPSFTVEDDHLVKWANWEFHLKPDPRAGVIVSRAMVLDPTTGVMRQVMYKGFTSELFVPYMDPTDAWYFKTYMDAGEYGFGLQAMPLDPLNDCPRNAYYMDGVFAAADGTPYIRSNMVCVFESYAGEIGWRHSESPITGMEIREARPKVTLVVRMAASVANYDYIVDWEFQTDGLIRVKVGLSGILMVKGTTYSNMNQLNPQENLYGTLLSENVIGVIHDHFITFYLDMDVDGSDNSFVNVSIQREYTSPGESPRLSYLKTVRKVAKTEKDAQIKLKLYNPSEFHVINPTKKTRVGNPVGYKLVPGGTAANLLDLNDPPQKRGAFTNNQIWVTPYNETEQWAGGSFVYQSHGEDTLQIWSNRNRAIENRDIVVWYTLGFHHIPCQEDFPIMPTVSSSFDLKPVNFFESNPILKIPPTVENDLPVCKAVASA; this comes from the exons ATGGAACTTAAAAATCTCCTCCGCTACATATTTTTTCTCTTTGGAACTGTGTTATTATTACTCTTCCTCCTATCCAACTTCCCATCTCCGCCGTCCAACCGGGCTGAGTTGCTCGACTGCGCCACCGACGGTCCCTGTTTTGCCTCCAAAAACCGTTTCCAATCCAATAGACCCGACTACTTACGGAAGCACTCTAACCCCACGCGCAGCCACTCTGCCGACGTGCCCCACCACCCACTGGACCCCCTCACAGTATCAGAGCTTAGTAGAGTTCAGAAAATCATTCAAAGTCTTGATCTTTTCAAGAACTCGGTTTATGCGCTACACTCTGTAGTTCTTCAAGAGCCGAAGAAGGAAGCGGTGATCGCGTGGGGGAAGGGCGATCCTCTACCGCCGAGGGTCGCGGCCGTCGTTGCACGTGCTGGTGGAAAGACCCACTCGCTGACGGTGGAACTGGTTTCCGGTGCGGTGACCCGACAAAAGATGGGCCGGGTATATGGGTACCCGACCATGACCGTGGAAGATATGAACTCGGTGACTTGGGCCCCACTGGCCAGTGCTGAATTTAATCGGACGGTGTTGGAGCGCGGGGTGGATCTAGCGGACCTTGCTTGCTTGCCTATCTCTACTGGATGGTTTG GTAAAAGTGAGGAGAACAAAAGATTAATCAAAGTACAATGCTACTCCATGAAAGACACTGCTAACTTTtacatgaggccaattgaagGCCTAACTGTTCTTGTTGATCTGGACACCAAAAAAATCGTGCAGATCGTCGATAAAGGGAAAAACATACCGATACCGAATGCAGCAAACACTGACTATCGTTTTTCTGCCCAGAATTCCTATCAAAGGCTAGTGAACCCAATCTCCATTGAGCAGCCAAAAGGTCCGAGTTTTACTGTAGAAGACGACCATTTGGTTAAGTGGGCAAACTGGGAATTTCACCTCAAACCCGATCCGCGAGCTGGAGTGATTGTTTCCCGGGCCATGGTTCTAGACCCGACTACTGGAGTCATGAGGCAAGTGATGTACAAAGGTTTCACATCAGAGCTATTTGTGCCGTATATGGATCCTACGGATGCATGGTATTTCAAGACATATATGGATGCTGGGGAATACGGGTTTGGGTTGCAAGCTATGCCACTCGACCCCCTCAATGATTGTCCCCGGAATGCATATTATATGGATGGTGTATTTGCAGCAGCCGATGGAACACCATATATCCGGTCTAATATGGTCTGTGTGTTTGAGAGCTATGCAGGTGAAATTGGGTGGAGGCATTCCGAGAGTCCAATTACTGGAATGGAG ATACGAGAGGCTAGGCCAAAAGTGACCCTGGTGGTCAGGATGGCTGCATCTGTGGCCAACTATGATTACATTGTTGATTGGGAGTTCCAAACTGACGGACTAATAAGAGTTAAG GTCGGCCTCAGTGGAATACTGATGGTGAAAGGCACTACTTACTCAAATATGAACCAACTTAACCCACAAGAAAACTTATATGGAACCCTTTTGTCCGAAAATGTCATTGGTGTAATCCACGACCACTTTATCACATTCTACCTAGACATGGACGTTGATGGCTCGGATAACTCTTTTGTGAATGTCAGTATCCAAAGGGAATACACCTCTCCAGGAGAATCACCCCGATTGAGCTATTTGAAAACTGTAAGGAAAGTGGCGAAGACCGAAAAGGATGCACAAATTAAGCTCAAACTTTATAACCCTTCGGAATTCCATGTTATTAATCCTACCAAGAAAACAAGGGTGGGGAACCCTGTCGGCTACAAGTTGGTCCCTGGTGGCACCGCTGCTAATTTGCTTGATTTAAATGATCCGCCTCAAAAGAGAGGAGCATTCACCAATAACCAAATATGGGTTACTCCTTATAATGAGACCGAACAATGGGCTGGCGGGTCATTTGTGTACCAGAGTCACGGGGAGGACACGCTTCAAATATGGTCTAACAG AAACCGAGCCATTGAGAACCGAGATATTGTAGTGTGGTACACATTGGGATTTCATCACATTCCATGTCAAGAAGACTTCCCAATTATGCCAACTGTATCGTCAAGTTTTGATCTGAAGCCGGTGAATTTTTTTGAGAGCAATCCCATTCTCAAGATTCCTCCAACAGTTGAGAATGATCTTCCAGTCTGCAAAGCTGTTGCATCAGCTTAA
- the LOC142504469 gene encoding labd-13Z-ene-9,15,16-triol synthase, chloroplastic-like, translating to MWTIHRDPLVWENPSEFKPDGFLNDPQKYDFSGNSFQFLPFGSGRRVCPGMLLAERMAMHFLATFFHLFEWKLPEGEKLDLSERFGIVVRKRTPMIVVPSPRLHDSDVHA from the coding sequence ATGTGGACAATTCACAGGGATCCTCTTGTTTGGGAAAATCCATCTGAATTTAAGCCTGATGGATTTTTGAACGACCCTCAGAAATACGATTTCAGTGGGAACAGTTTCCAGTTTCTCCCGTTTGGTTCTGGGAGAAGGGTTTGCCCTGGTATGCTCCTGGCTGAGAGGATGGCAATGCACTTTTTGGCTACATTTTTCCATTTGTTTGAATGGAAGTTACCTGAGGGAGAGAAGCTTGATTTGTCTGAAAGATTTGGGATTGTTGTGAGGAAGAGGACGCCAATGATTGTTGTTCCTTCTCCAAGGTTGCATGATTCGGACGTGCATGCGTAA
- the LOC142555720 gene encoding amine oxidase [copper-containing] gamma 2-like, producing the protein MEGKNFHRCLLFVFGVVVVTVFIFFNFPNPVSDRVELLHCATNSAWCTSKNRILRHPTEAVLRRDHTEDVPHHPLDPLTIHEMNKVQKVIVSFFKKSAYAVHSLVLEEPDKDVVLKWRKGDDLPPRKASVIARAAGKSYILTVDIESGAVSEEDTSHISGYPLVTLEDMESTIRAPLASAVFNRTIVERGVDPNDVACLPFSPGWFGKSEDGRRLVKLECFTIKDTMNFYMRPIEGIIVITDLDTKEIIEIVDKGKHIPIPKGTGSDYRLLADNSAIKLQNPISMEQPNGPNFVIDGNHLVKWANWEFHLKADPRSGVIISGAKIKDPESGVVRNVMYKGFTSELFVPYMDPEGAWYFKTYMDAGEYGFGLQSLALDPLNDCPRNAKYMDAVFAAADGKPYVRPNMICIFERYAGDAAWRHTESAIVIGQEVREARPKVSLVARFVATLANYDYIVDWEFHADGLIHAKVSLTGMVIVKGTSYVNMNQVNDSEEMYGTLLSDNIVGVVHDHFINFYLDMDIDGTDNSFVNVHLQREYTKNNVPRRSYMKINKTVAKTEKEAQLRLKLYDPSEFHVINPNKQTKVGNSVGYKLVPSGGTAASLLDPEDTPQKRGAFTNNQIWVTRYNKSEQWAGGLFAYQSHGDDTLQVWSDRDRSIVNTDIVLWYTLGFHHVPCQEDFPVMPTVSSGFDLKPVNFFERNPILRVAPYVEKDLPVCKAAASA; encoded by the exons ATGGAAGGCAAAAATTTCCATCGCTGCCTCTTATTCGTCTTCGGCGTAGTGGTTGTCACGgtctttatttttttcaatttcccGAATCCAGTCTCAGATAGGGTTGAGTTACTCCATTGCGCCACCAACTCCGCCTGGTGCACCTCCAAGAACCGTATCCTCCGCCACCCGACCGAGGCCGTGCTACGCCGTGACCACACGGAGGACGTGCCTCACCACCCCCTCGACCCGCTCACCATCCACGAGATGAACAAAGTGCAGAAAGTTATCGTATCATTCTTCAAAAAGTCAGCGTATGCAGTTCACTCCTTGGTTTTGGAAGAGCCCGACAAGGATGTGGTCCTGAAGTGGCGAAAGGGCGATGATCTGCCACCGAGGAAAGCGTCCGTGATTGCACGCGCCGCCGGAAAGAGTTACATCTTGACGGTGGATATTGAAAGCGGGGCTGTGTCGGAGGAGGACACAAGCCACATCTCAGGATACCCTCTGGTGACGCTGGAGGATATGGAGAGTACCATCCGGGCTCCGCTTGCTAGTGCTGTTTTCAATCGCACAATTGTCGAAAGAGGAGTGGATCCCAACGATGTCGCTTGCTTGCCTTTTTCCCCCGGATGGTTTG GGAAGTCCGAGGATGgaagaagattagtgaaattagAATGTTTCACCATAAAGGACACCATGAACTTCTACATGAGACCTATTGAAGGAATCATTGTAATTACTGATTTGGACACAAAAGAAATAATTGAAATTGTGGACAAAGGGAAGCACATCCCCATCCCCAAAGGCACTGGCTCAGATTACCGGTTGTTGGCAGATAATTCCGCGATCAAACTCCAAAACCCAATTTCAATGGAGCAACCCAATGGCCCAAACTTTGTCATTGATGGTAATCATCTGGTCAAGTGGGCAAACTGGGAATTTCACTTGAAGGCCGACCCGAGATCCGGGGTCATAATTTCCGGGGCCAAGATCAAGGATCCCGAGAGCGGTGTGGTTCGAAATGTGATGTACAAGGGGTTTACATCAGAGTTGTTTGTGCCGTATATGGACCCTGAGGGGGCATGGTACTTCAAGACTTACATGGATGCTGGTGAATACGGTTTCGGGCTCCAGTCATTGGCTCTCGACCCGCTTAATGATTGCCCACGGAACGCGAAATATATGGATGCTGTGTTTGCTGCAGCAGATGGAAAACCTTATGTTAGGCCTAATATGATATGTATATTTGAGAGGTATGCAGGGGATGCTGCTTGGAGACACACTGAGAGCGCAATTGTTATAGGCCAAGAG gtTCGAGAGGCGAGGCCAAAGGTTTCACTAGTCGCGAGATTTGTGGCAACGCTAGCGAACTATGATTATATTGTGGACTGGGAGTTCCATGCTGATGGACTGATTCATGCTAAG GTTTCACTGACTGGCATGGTGATCGTTAAAGGAACTTCGTATGTCAACATGAACCAAGTGAACGACTCAGAAGAAATGTACGGAACCCTCCTATCAGATAACATAGTCGGAGTTGTGCACGATCATTTCATCAACTTCTATCTCGATATGGACATCGATGGCACAGATAATTCCTTCGTAAATGTccatctgcagagggaatacaCGAAAAACAACGTTCCTCGAAGGAGTTACATGAAAATTAACAAAACCGTTGCAAAGACAGAGAAGGAGGCTCAGTTGAGGTTGAAGCTGTATGATCCATCAGAATTCCATGTGATCAACCCGAATAAGCAAACGAAAGTGGGTAACTCGGTTGGATACAAGCTCGTCCCTTCTGGCGGCACTGCTGCTAGCCTGCTCGATCCTGAGGATACCCCACAAAAGAGAGGTGCTTTCACGAACAACCAAATCTGGGTTACTCGGTATAACAAGTCGGAGCAATGGGCGGGAGGGTTGTTCGCATACCAGAGTCATGGTGATGACACACTTCAAGTATGGTCTGACAG GGATCGGTCGATAGTAAACACGGACATTGTCTTGTGGTATACATTGGGATTTCATCACGTTCCATGCCAAGAGGATTTCCCAGTTATGCCGACTGTGTCGTCAGGGTTCGACTTGAAGCCTGTAAATTTCTTCGAGAGAAATCCTATTCTGAGAGTCGCCCCTTATGTTGAAAAAGACCTACCAGTTTGCAAGGCCGCTGCTTCAGCTTGA